A genome region from Sphingorhabdus sp. SMR4y includes the following:
- a CDS encoding FadR/GntR family transcriptional regulator, producing MQPQVETVKKTKRALSLAQNIVRDIEAGAHSPGDRLPHEDEMLARYEVARATLREALRFLELQGVIHLQLGRGGGPVVARPQTGDFANSLSLILHFMEADLRGLLELREAIAPDVAAYAALRATTGDLSALADCFKELERNEADNNFEELNRRFHDLLGWASGNPLFGLLTSTMHLLTREFSNSLGYSAQERAVQLRFLRRVLESVRTGDQAAARQAMSRLVSGSASYLAERSPELVSQRVKWGQI from the coding sequence ATGCAGCCGCAGGTCGAAACAGTGAAGAAAACCAAGCGCGCCTTATCGCTCGCCCAGAACATCGTGCGCGACATCGAGGCGGGGGCGCATTCTCCTGGGGACCGGCTGCCGCACGAGGACGAGATGCTGGCGCGCTACGAGGTTGCCCGTGCGACCTTGCGCGAAGCCTTGCGCTTCCTGGAACTCCAGGGCGTGATCCACCTGCAACTGGGGCGCGGAGGCGGGCCGGTGGTGGCACGCCCGCAGACTGGTGATTTCGCCAATAGCCTGTCGCTGATCCTGCATTTCATGGAAGCGGACCTGCGCGGATTGCTGGAACTGCGCGAGGCGATTGCGCCCGATGTCGCTGCCTATGCCGCGCTGCGCGCGACCACGGGCGACCTGAGTGCACTTGCCGATTGCTTCAAAGAACTGGAGCGCAATGAAGCCGACAATAATTTCGAGGAACTGAACCGCCGTTTTCACGACCTGCTTGGCTGGGCAAGCGGCAATCCGCTCTTTGGCTTGCTAACCTCGACGATGCATTTGCTGACCCGCGAATTCTCGAACTCGCTGGGGTATTCGGCACAAGAGCGAGCGGTCCAACTACGATTTTTGCGCCGCGTTCTCGAATCGGTGCGCACTGGCGACCAGGCAGCTGCACGGCAGGCGATGAGCCGCCTCGTCTCGGGCTCGGCATCCTATCTTGCGGAACGCAGCCCGGAACTGGTGTCCCAACGGGTCAAATGGGGGCAAATTTAG
- a CDS encoding cytochrome P450, whose translation MNTQIMEMDTADKIAAIPIEEIDVARPSLFQNDTIGLFFDRLRKEDPVHYCRDSYVGPYWSITKFDDIMAVDTNHKVFSSEAKLGGIAIQDMHSVEGALDLEMFIAMDPPKHDQQRKAVTPSVAPSNLQLLEPIIRQRAAKILDDLPVGEEIDWVDKVSIELTTMTLATLFDFPWEERRKLTRWSDITTAAPETGIVESYEARREELIECAMYFKGLWEQRINEEPKNDLISIMAHSPATRDMPFLEFLGNLLLLIVGGNDTTRNSISGGVLALNENPDQYRRLSDDPSLIGSMVPEIIRWQTPLTHMRRTALQDWEIGGKQIKKGDKVVMWYLSGNRDGSVIDRADEFIIDRKNPRHHLSFGYGIHRCMGNRLAELQLRIIWEEIHKRFSRVEVTGEPERLYSNLVRGITNLPVRLHAR comes from the coding sequence ATGAATACCCAGATCATGGAAATGGATACTGCAGACAAGATCGCCGCGATTCCGATTGAAGAGATCGACGTTGCCCGGCCAAGCCTGTTCCAGAACGATACCATCGGATTGTTCTTTGACCGGCTGCGCAAGGAAGATCCGGTTCATTACTGCCGCGACAGCTATGTCGGCCCTTATTGGTCGATCACCAAGTTCGACGACATCATGGCGGTCGATACCAACCACAAGGTGTTCTCGTCCGAGGCGAAGCTTGGCGGTATCGCGATTCAGGACATGCATTCGGTTGAGGGTGCGCTTGACCTGGAAATGTTCATTGCCATGGATCCACCCAAGCACGATCAGCAGCGAAAGGCTGTGACGCCCTCGGTCGCGCCGTCCAACTTGCAGCTGCTGGAACCGATCATTCGCCAACGTGCCGCCAAGATTCTCGACGACCTGCCGGTCGGTGAGGAGATTGACTGGGTCGACAAGGTTTCGATCGAATTGACCACTATGACGCTCGCGACGCTGTTCGACTTTCCCTGGGAAGAACGGCGCAAGCTCACCCGCTGGTCGGACATCACAACGGCTGCGCCGGAAACTGGCATCGTCGAATCCTACGAGGCGAGGCGCGAAGAGCTCATCGAGTGCGCAATGTATTTCAAGGGACTGTGGGAACAGCGCATCAATGAGGAGCCAAAGAACGACCTGATCTCCATTATGGCGCACTCCCCGGCGACAAGGGACATGCCCTTCCTGGAATTTCTGGGTAACCTTCTGCTGCTCATCGTGGGCGGCAACGACACGACCCGCAATTCGATCAGCGGAGGCGTGCTGGCTCTTAATGAGAACCCCGATCAATATCGCAGGCTGTCGGACGACCCTTCGCTCATTGGCAGCATGGTGCCGGAAATCATCCGGTGGCAGACGCCGCTGACCCATATGCGCCGCACTGCGCTCCAGGATTGGGAGATCGGCGGCAAACAGATTAAAAAGGGCGACAAGGTCGTGATGTGGTATCTCTCCGGCAACCGCGACGGCAGCGTCATCGACCGAGCGGACGAATTCATTATCGACCGCAAAAATCCGCGCCATCACCTCTCTTTTGGCTATGGAATTCATCGCTGCATGGGCAACCGCCTCGCCGAACTGCAACTGCGTATCATCTGGGAAGAGATTCACAAGCGTTTCTCAAGGGTCGAAGTGACAGGCGAGCCTGAGCGCCTGTATTCAAATCTGGTGCGGGGAATCACCAATCTGCCGGTGCGTTTGCATGCCCGCTGA